In Trichlorobacter lovleyi, the DNA window CCAACTGGAGCATGGGCCGCAAGATCACGATCGACTCGGCCACCATGATGAACAAAGGGCTGGAGGTGATCGAGGCACGCTGGCTGTTCGACGCCCCCGCTGAGAAGATCAGCGTCAACATCCATCCCCAGAGCATCATCCACTCCATGGTGGAGTATATCGACGGCTGCGTGATCGCCCAGCTGGGCACCCCGGACATGAAGGCCCCGATCGCCTACGCCCTCTCCTACCCGGAGCGGGTCAGCACCGGCGTCAAGCCGCTTGACCTGACCGAGCTTTCCGGCCTGACCTTCTATAAACCGGACCTGGAGCGTTTTCCCTGCCTCGGCCTGGCCTACCGTGCCCTGGGTGAGGGTGAGAGCATGCCGGCCGTGATGAATGCCGCCAATGAAGTTGCCGTGGAGGCCTTCCTGGACGGCCGGATCTCCTACCTGCAGATTGCGGCCTTGATTGAGAAGACCATGGATGCCCATCAGGCTCACCGCCTCGGCTCCATCGAAGAGGTGCTGGAGGCCGACCGCTGGGGTCGGGCAACGGCACGGGATATCTGCAGCACGCTCAAGTCAGGCAGGTGCCTATGATCGTCGTAAACTTTATTATCGTCCTCGGTATTTTGATCTTTGTCCATGAATTCGGCCACTTCCTGGTGGCAAAATGGATGGGGGTCAAGGTTGAGAAATTCTCGCTCGGCTTCGGTCCCAAGCTGTTCGGCCGCCAGATCGGTGAAACCGAGTATCTGATCTCGGCCTTCCCGCTGGGGGGCTACGTCAAGATGTTCGGTGAAGGCGGCTTCAGCGAGATCGAGATGATCGAACAGGAATATGAACGGGAGGCGCCCGGTTCAAAACCGGTTGAGGCCTACAAGCTGACGCCGGCCGACGAGGCCCGTTCCTTTGCCCACAAGACCATCCCGCAGCGGATGGCAATCGTCTTTGCCGGGCCGTTCTTCAACATGGTCTTTGCCTGGCTGCTGCTGATCGTGCTGTACATGACCGGCATGCCGATCCTGAAGGCAACGGTGGGCGAGGTCTTCCCCAACCGTCCGGCAGCCCTGGCAGGCATCCAAAAAGGGGATCTGATCACTGCCGTCGACGGCCAGCGCATCATTCAATGGGAAGATTTCTCGGCCCATATGGCAACCGTGAACGAGACGGTGACACTGAGCATTACCCGTAGCGGCAAGCCGCTGACCATTCAGCTGAAACCGCAGACCGGTGAAACCAAGAACCTGTTTGGCGAGATCGTCAAAAAACCGATCATCGGCGTCTCTCCGGCCTATGACTTTGCCACCGAGCGCTTCGGGCTGGTGGATGCCTTCAAGCTGGGCAATGCCAAGACCGTAGAGGTCACCCGACTGACCGTACTGTCGCTGGTCAAGCTGTTTCAGGGAGTGGTGCCGTTGAACAGCCTGGGCGGGCCGATGATGATTGCCGACATGGCCAACAAGGCGGCCCAGACCGGCGGCGCCACCTTCTTCATGCTGCTGGCCGTGGTCTCGATCAACCTGGGGATCCTGAACCTGCTGCCGGTACCGGTACTGGACGGCGGGCACCTGATGTTCTACACCATCGAGGCGGTCATCCGCCGCCCGGTCCCCCAGAAGCTACGGGAATACGCCCAGCAGGCCGGCATGATCCTGCTGATCGGGATGATGGTGCTGGCCTTTTACAACGACATTATCCGCTACTTCTTCAGCGGCAAGGCATGATCTGTCTCTGCATTGAGACCGCCGCGGCCAGGGTCGGCATCGCCCTGACCAGTGACGGCAGGCTGCTGGCAGAATCGCTGCTGGATGCCCCCGGCGGCCGTCAGAATGCGCTGCTGATGCCTGAGCTGCAGCGGCTGCTGGATCTGAACAACCTCACCACCAGCCAGATCGACCTGTTTGCCTGTGCAACCGGCCCCGGATCGTTTACCGGGGTCCGCACCGGCATTGCGGCCACCCAGGGGCTGGCACTGGCAGCAGGCAAGCCCTGCACCGGTGTCTCCACCCTGGCCATGCTGGCCATGAACCTGCCCCATGCCGCCTGGCCGGTCTGCCCCATGCTGGATGCCCGCAAGAACGAGGTCTATACCGGCCTCTACCGCACAGACGAGCACGCAACCCAACTCACCCAGGACTGCGTCATAGCCCCTGCCGATTTCTTGCAGCGGCTCAACGGCCCCACCATCTTTGTCGGTGACGGCGCCCTGCGCTACCAGGCGCTGATCCGGCAGACCATGGGGCAGAACGCCCTGTTTGCCCCGCTGTCTCACCAGCTGATCCGCCCTTCCTCCGGCTGCCTGCTGGCGGAAGCAGCCCTGCAGAACGGCACGGCCGTCCCCCCGGAACTGCTGCTGCCCACCTACCTGCGCCTTTCCGAAGCAGAATTAGCCCGCCAACAAAAAATTTAGCCAAACTATATATATTTACCAGCAATAAAAAGCACTTGTAGTCCGCCTGAAGGCTGGTATAGTTGCGCGTATACATGCATCCCAGGGAGGGACCTATGAATATTCATGAGTACCAGGCCAAGGAGATCTTGAGTACCTACGGGATTCCGGTACCCCGCAACCGGGTGGCATTGACCGCTGATCAGGTTGAGCGGGCCGCCAAGATGATGGGGGGCCACTGCGTCGTCAAGGCCCAGATCTATGCCGGCGGCAGGGGCAAGGCCGGCGGCGTCAAGCTGGTGCATCACCCGGAACAGGCCAGCGACGTTGCCAAGGAGCTGTTCGGCAAGCGGCTGGTCACCAAGCAGACCGGACCGGAGGGTTTGAAGGTACGCCGGATTCTGGTGGAAGAAACCGTGGAGATCGCCCGGGAGTTCTACCTCTCCATCACCCTTGACCGCGAGACCTCCCGTTACTGCCTGATCGCCTCGGCCGAAGGCGGGATGGATATTGAAGAGGTGGCCCAGAAAGCTCCCGAGAAGATCCATGTCCTGACCATTGACCCCTTCACCGGCCTGCGCACCTACCAGGCCCGCAAGATCGCCCTGGCCCTGGGGCTCTCCGGCGCCGTCTGCGAAGACTGCGTTGAGCTGATCCTGAACACCTACAAATGCTGTCTTGAAAGAGACTGTTCCCTGATCGAGATCAACCCGCTGGTGGTGACCCGGGCCGGCTGGCTGCTGGCCATGGATGCCAAGATCTCCTTTGATGACAACGCAGTCTATCGCCACCGTGAATACCCGGACATGATGGACTACTCCCAGCTTGACCCGCTGGAAATCACGGCCGGCAAGTACGACCTGGCCTACATCAAGCTGACCGGCAACATCGGCTGCATGGTCAACGGCGCCGGGCTGGCCATGGCCACCCTGGATGTGCTGAAGGAGTTCGGCGGCGAACCGGCCAACTTTCTGGATGTGGGGGGCGGGGCCACCCGCGAAAAGGTGGCCGAGGCGTTCAAGATCATCCTGCAGGACTGCGATGTCAAGGCGGTCTTCGTCAATATCTTCGGCGGCATCATGCGCTGCGACGTGATCGCCCAGGGGATTATCGAGGCGGCCAACGAGGTCCACTGTCCCCTGCCGATTGTGGTCAGGATGGATGGCAGCAATGTGGAGGACGGCAAAAAGCTGCTGCTTGAATCGGGCCTGAATGTACAGATCGGTGACAACCTGGGCGACGGCGCACAGAAGATCGTTGCCATGCTGGCCAAGGCGTAAGGGGGAGCGCAACCATGTCTATTCTGATCAATAAAGATTCAAAGATACTGGTCCAGGGGATCACCGGCAAGAGCGGCCTCTTCCACACCCAGCAGTGCCGCGCCTACGGCAGCCAGATCGTGGCGGGCGTCACCCCCGGCAAGGGGGGCATCCATATTGAAGGGATTCCGGTCTTTAACACCGTGGCAGAGGCGGTCCAGTACACCGGCGCCACCATCTCGATGATCTTTGTACCGCCGCCGGGCGCGGCCGATGCCATCCTGGAATCCTGCGAGGCCGGCCTGGAACTGGCGGTCTGCATCACCGAAGGGATTCCGGTGCGGGACATGGTGATTGCACGGGCGGTACAGGCCCAGAGCAAGACCCTGCTGGTGGGCCCCAACTGCCCCGGCATCATCACCCCGGGCCAGTGCAAGCTGGGGATCATGCCGGGCTACATCCACACCCCCGGCAAGATCGGGGTGGTCTCCCGCTCCGGCACCCTGACCTACGAGGCGGTCAAGCAGCTGACTGACATGGGGCTGGGGCAGTCCACCTGCGTTGGTATTGGCGGAGATCCGATCATCGGCATGAAGTACATTGACGTGCTGAAGATGTTTAACGAAGACCCCGGCACTGAAGCGGTCTTCATGATCGGCGAGATCGGCGGCGGCGCTGAAGAAGAGGCCGCCTACTGGATCAAGGAAAACATGAAAAAGCCGGTGGCCGCCTTTATTGCCGGCAGCACCGCTCCTCCGGGCAAACGGATGGGCCATGCCGGTGCCATCATCACCGGCGGCAAGGGCAAGGCCGAAGACAAGATCCGCACCCTGCAGGATTGCGGCGTCACCGTATCAATCTCTCCTACCAAAATGGGCGAGACCATGGCAGAGGCACTCAAGAAATAACCACCACAGCAACGGCAACCCATGCCCTGCTGCAGTACAGGCTGCAGCAGGGCATGGGCTTTTACTGGACAAGACCAGCGTTAATGCGCTACATACAAGCCAGATCACGCAGACAGGAACCGCCGATGCCGCACCGGAGCTACGACATAGCCCTTGCGCAGAAACACTGAAACCCGCCCCAAAGGCGGGTTTTTCGTTTTTTCAGGGTGTAAAGAAATTTTACAGTTTTCACACAACACACCGCTTTTATTAACTAATTAACATCACTTTAAGGAGCGAACAATGAAAACCAAAAAGTTTTTGACCGGCCTCCTGTCGATGTTCACCCTATGTACCTGCCTCTGCCTCAGCGCGTTCGGGCTGGACAACGGCCAGGCCCAGGTCAGGCACGAACCGATCACCCAGCAGCTGATCACCATGATGGACCATAATGCACCGCTCAAGCAGATGCTGCTCGACTCGATTGCCTCTGCCAAGAAGATCAATCCCGACAAGGTCATGAACCCGGCCCAGACCCTGGAAGAGTATTACACCTTCATGGACTGGGCCACCAAGGCCATGCCCTGGTCAATCCTGCGCAACATCCCCTACTCGTCCCTGTATGACCAGATCGACCAGAGCCTGGACTACTTCTACTACATCAACGACCAGCCCCTGGCTGCCCTGAAAAACAAGGGCTACTACAACAACTCGCTGCAGTACCACGAGCCGTACCGCAGCTGGATGATCAACTTCACCAGGGAATGGGGCATCTACCTGAGCACCGAGGCCTCCTGGAACGACCAGTACTACCAGGCAGCCCTGGCCGATCCCCGCTTTGGCCTGCAAAAGGGCTGGTATGAAGACCCGTCCAACTGGAAGACCTTTAACCAGTTCTTTGCCCGCTACCTGAAATCCCCTGACCAGCGCCCGATCGTCTCGCCCGATGACTCCTCCATCATCGCCTCACCGGCCGATTCCAAGCCGCAAGGGGTCTGGAAGATCGACAAGCATTCCAATCTGGTGGGCAAAGGGGTCAGGATCAAATCCACCCTGTTCAAATCCGTGGCCGCCCTGATCGGTGAAGACAGCGCCTACAAGAAGGCCTTTGCCAACGGCACCCTGACCCACACCTTCCTGGATGTGAACGACTACCACCGCTACCACTTCCCGCTTTCCGGCACGGTCAAAGAGGTGCGCCTGATTGCTGCCGACGATGCTGTCGGCGGCATCGTCACCTGGGATGCCAAGGCCAAGCGCTACGTGCTCGACTCAAACAACCCGGGCTGGCAGAACATTGAAACCCGCGGCTGTGTGATCATTGAAACCAATGAATACGGCCTGGTGGCCCTGCTGCCGATCGGCATGTCGCAGGTCTCATCTGTCAACTTTGAAAAAGAGGTCAAGGTGGGGGCCAGCTTTAAGAAGGGGGATATGCTGGGCTACTTCCTGTTCGGCGGCTCAGACTACGTGATCCTGTTCCAGGACAAGGTAAAGTTTACCCTGACCGTGCCCAAGGACAAAGACGGGCATTACAACCACCTGCTGATGGGTGAGCAGTACGGGAAGGTTTCAGTCAGAAGGTAGTGGAATGACCAGCGGTGGGTGTGACACCAAGCGATAGAAGCGGGTGGGAGGCATCTAGTATTAGATGCCAAGGATGAATCATAAAAAACACAAAAGCATCTAATACTATAAACCTATGCTGCATCTAATAGTATATGCCAGCATATATTATTGTAAACAAGCATCTACTATTAGATACCACAAGCTAACTGCTCAATAGTGAGTTAAACAATAAAATTGAAGGAGCACAAACAATGAGCGCTATTGCAATGTCAGAAAGAGCACAAACCGCCATAACACTCGGTGAGAGTCATTTTAGAGAGTTTAAAAGTGGATTGGAAGGCGCTCCAGGGAACAAATCAAAACGTCCAAATAAAGAGATTGCTACCAACATTGCTCAAACTCTCGTGGCATTTGCGAATGCGGATGGAGGCGAACTCCTTGTTGGAGTAGAAGATAACGGAGAAATTACAGGATTAAATGATTTTTTAGACGAAGATTTAAAGTACTTAGAAGAATCTCCACGAATTCGTATCCACAAAGATACGCCTTTAGCATCTGTAAAAATCGCCAGAGTTAATATCGATGGAAAAATAATCTTGTATTTTTCTGTGCCCAAAAGCGTCAAATACGTTCATTTGACTTCCGATGGAAGATGCCTACAACGACGTGACCTTGAATCAGTTCCAATAGCCAGTGAAAAAATAATTTTCCATAGACAAGAGGAATTGTCTCGACACTTTGATAGAGATTTTATTGAGGGGCCGCAAGCTGATGCATTAAGTCTAGATTTGGTCAATGCTGTATCTGATCAGATACTCAAAGGAATGTCCCCAGAAAAGTGCCTTCAATATCTTGAAATAGGCGAATACTCATTTTCTGGTTTGAAGTTGAGGAGAGCTGCCCTTCTTCTATTTGCAAAGGACCCGAACCGTTGGCATCCTCGATTACAAGTTAGAATAATAAAAGTGGACGGTACGGATCTGAAAACCGGAGAAGCTTACAACGTAATTACTGATCAAATTGTAACAGGCAATATACTCACATTAGTCGACAAAAGCTGGGAGTCTCTGAGGCCACATCTCGTCCAGACAAAATTAGAAAAAACTGCAAAATTTGAACAAAAATCTATTTATCCAGAGTTGGCATGTCGAGAGGCTTTATTGAACGCTATAGCTCATAGAGACTATGCACAAGAGGGCCGCGGAATAGAAGTTTATGTTTTCAGTGACAGGCTAGAAATTAAAAGTCCAGGTGCGTTATTATCAACTATCAACTTGGAAGACATAATCCTTCAAAAAGGCGCGCATCAATCAAGAAATACATACATTGCAAGAGTGTTAAGGGAACTCGGGTACATGAGAGAACTTGGTGAAGGTATGCGGCGCATCTATGACTTGATGCAAACAAACGAACTTTCACCTCCAGAGCTTCGGAGTAATTCAGATACATTCAGTATTGTCCTAAATAACAAACCAATTTACTCAGATAAAGATCAATTGTGGCTTGACCAATTTGATATTACTGATTTGGACAGAGAAAAGAAGTCAATAATTCTACTTGGCCAAGAAGGAAGGGTGTTTTCTGCTCAGGAAATATGGGATGTTGTCGGTATCGTTGACACCGAACATTATCGTAGGCTTGTTGATTCGTTGCAAAAATATGGGATTTTAACTCCAAGCGTTGATCGTGATACTGCAAAAAAAATAGCTCGAAAAAAGAAAATACCTTACCGAGAATTTCCAAGGTACCAAATTCAAATTCCAGGTCAAACCTTGAGCAAACCTCCTTCCAAAACGCTTAAATCACATTCAATTATTATTGAGAGTGAGGAGTTAAGAGATGACAGGAAGAGGATATGGGTTGGCAACCTAAACACTGACACAACGAGAGACAAC includes these proteins:
- a CDS encoding ATP-binding protein gives rise to the protein MSAIAMSERAQTAITLGESHFREFKSGLEGAPGNKSKRPNKEIATNIAQTLVAFANADGGELLVGVEDNGEITGLNDFLDEDLKYLEESPRIRIHKDTPLASVKIARVNIDGKIILYFSVPKSVKYVHLTSDGRCLQRRDLESVPIASEKIIFHRQEELSRHFDRDFIEGPQADALSLDLVNAVSDQILKGMSPEKCLQYLEIGEYSFSGLKLRRAALLLFAKDPNRWHPRLQVRIIKVDGTDLKTGEAYNVITDQIVTGNILTLVDKSWESLRPHLVQTKLEKTAKFEQKSIYPELACREALLNAIAHRDYAQEGRGIEVYVFSDRLEIKSPGALLSTINLEDIILQKGAHQSRNTYIARVLRELGYMRELGEGMRRIYDLMQTNELSPPELRSNSDTFSIVLNNKPIYSDKDQLWLDQFDITDLDREKKSIILLGQEGRVFSAQEIWDVVGIVDTEHYRRLVDSLQKYGILTPSVDRDTAKKIARKKKIPYREFPRYQIQIPGQTLSKPPSKTLKSHSIIIESEELRDDRKRIWVGNLNTDTTRDNLFDEFAKLGDIEEIFIPMDGNKNKGYAFIEFSENKSVSAAIDLDKQLTINGRSLTIRNANRRG
- the sucD gene encoding succinate--CoA ligase subunit alpha — translated: MSILINKDSKILVQGITGKSGLFHTQQCRAYGSQIVAGVTPGKGGIHIEGIPVFNTVAEAVQYTGATISMIFVPPPGAADAILESCEAGLELAVCITEGIPVRDMVIARAVQAQSKTLLVGPNCPGIITPGQCKLGIMPGYIHTPGKIGVVSRSGTLTYEAVKQLTDMGLGQSTCVGIGGDPIIGMKYIDVLKMFNEDPGTEAVFMIGEIGGGAEEEAAYWIKENMKKPVAAFIAGSTAPPGKRMGHAGAIITGGKGKAEDKIRTLQDCGVTVSISPTKMGETMAEALKK
- the tsaB gene encoding tRNA (adenosine(37)-N6)-threonylcarbamoyltransferase complex dimerization subunit type 1 TsaB, yielding MICLCIETAAARVGIALTSDGRLLAESLLDAPGGRQNALLMPELQRLLDLNNLTTSQIDLFACATGPGSFTGVRTGIAATQGLALAAGKPCTGVSTLAMLAMNLPHAAWPVCPMLDARKNEVYTGLYRTDEHATQLTQDCVIAPADFLQRLNGPTIFVGDGALRYQALIRQTMGQNALFAPLSHQLIRPSSGCLLAEAALQNGTAVPPELLLPTYLRLSEAELARQQKI
- a CDS encoding phosphatidylserine decarboxylase; translation: MKTKKFLTGLLSMFTLCTCLCLSAFGLDNGQAQVRHEPITQQLITMMDHNAPLKQMLLDSIASAKKINPDKVMNPAQTLEEYYTFMDWATKAMPWSILRNIPYSSLYDQIDQSLDYFYYINDQPLAALKNKGYYNNSLQYHEPYRSWMINFTREWGIYLSTEASWNDQYYQAALADPRFGLQKGWYEDPSNWKTFNQFFARYLKSPDQRPIVSPDDSSIIASPADSKPQGVWKIDKHSNLVGKGVRIKSTLFKSVAALIGEDSAYKKAFANGTLTHTFLDVNDYHRYHFPLSGTVKEVRLIAADDAVGGIVTWDAKAKRYVLDSNNPGWQNIETRGCVIIETNEYGLVALLPIGMSQVSSVNFEKEVKVGASFKKGDMLGYFLFGGSDYVILFQDKVKFTLTVPKDKDGHYNHLLMGEQYGKVSVRR
- the rseP gene encoding RIP metalloprotease RseP — encoded protein: MIVVNFIIVLGILIFVHEFGHFLVAKWMGVKVEKFSLGFGPKLFGRQIGETEYLISAFPLGGYVKMFGEGGFSEIEMIEQEYEREAPGSKPVEAYKLTPADEARSFAHKTIPQRMAIVFAGPFFNMVFAWLLLIVLYMTGMPILKATVGEVFPNRPAALAGIQKGDLITAVDGQRIIQWEDFSAHMATVNETVTLSITRSGKPLTIQLKPQTGETKNLFGEIVKKPIIGVSPAYDFATERFGLVDAFKLGNAKTVEVTRLTVLSLVKLFQGVVPLNSLGGPMMIADMANKAAQTGGATFFMLLAVVSINLGILNLLPVPVLDGGHLMFYTIEAVIRRPVPQKLREYAQQAGMILLIGMMVLAFYNDIIRYFFSGKA
- the sucC gene encoding ADP-forming succinate--CoA ligase subunit beta — its product is MNIHEYQAKEILSTYGIPVPRNRVALTADQVERAAKMMGGHCVVKAQIYAGGRGKAGGVKLVHHPEQASDVAKELFGKRLVTKQTGPEGLKVRRILVEETVEIAREFYLSITLDRETSRYCLIASAEGGMDIEEVAQKAPEKIHVLTIDPFTGLRTYQARKIALALGLSGAVCEDCVELILNTYKCCLERDCSLIEINPLVVTRAGWLLAMDAKISFDDNAVYRHREYPDMMDYSQLDPLEITAGKYDLAYIKLTGNIGCMVNGAGLAMATLDVLKEFGGEPANFLDVGGGATREKVAEAFKIILQDCDVKAVFVNIFGGIMRCDVIAQGIIEAANEVHCPLPIVVRMDGSNVEDGKKLLLESGLNVQIGDNLGDGAQKIVAMLAKA